The Cucurbita pepo subsp. pepo cultivar mu-cu-16 chromosome LG08, ASM280686v2, whole genome shotgun sequence genome contains a region encoding:
- the LOC111800241 gene encoding auxin-responsive protein IAA14-like has protein sequence MEAVGRNMASQFASLKETELCLGLPGAGDLTLKASGKRGFSETVDLKLNIQSKDGGGVDVSENIKNIPVNVDGQKSLCSKDPAKPPVKAQAVGWPPVRSYRKNVMAQKNTSGEGTEKASGSSAAAFVKVCMDGAPYLRKVDLKMYQSYQELSDALAKMFSSFAMGEYSSEGTIDFMNERKLMDLLNSSEFVPTYEDKDGDWMLVGDVPWEMFVDSCKRLRIMKGSEAIGLAPKAMEKCKSRS, from the exons aTGGAAGCTGTCGGCCGGAATATGGCGAGCCAGTTTGCAAGCTTGAAGGAGACTGAGCTCTGCCTCGGCTTACCCGGCGCCGGAGATCTCACCCTTAAAGCTTCTGGCAAGAGGGGCTTCTCTGAAACTGTTGATCTGAAGCTTAACATTCAGAGCAAGGATGGTGGTGGAGTCGATGTCAGCgagaatattaagaatattccGGTGAACGTCGACGGTCAGAAGAGCCTATGCTCCAAGGATCCGGCTAAGCCTCCTGTCAA GGCACAGGCTGTGGGTTGGCCTCCGGTGCGATCGTACCGGAAGAACGTCATGGCGCAGAAGAACACGAGCGGCGAAGGAACGGAGAAAGCGAGCGGCAGTAGTGCCGCTGCATTTGTCAAGGTTTGCATGGATGGAGCTCCATATCTTCGTAAGGTGGACTTGAAAATGTACCAAAGCTATCAAGAACTTTCCGATGCCTTGGCCAAGATGTTCAGCTCGTTCGcaatgg GTGAATATAGCAGTGAAGGAACGATCGACttcatgaatgaaagaaagttAATGGATCTTCTCAATAGCTCTGAGTTTGTTCCAACTTATGAAGATAAAGATGGAGATTGGATGCTCGTCGGTGATGTTCCATGGGA GATGTTTGTAGATTCATGCAAGCGTTTGAGAATCATGAAAGGTTCGGAAGCCATCGGACTAG CCCCAAAAGCCATGGAGAAATGCAAAAGCAGAAGCTAG
- the LOC111800244 gene encoding auxin-responsive protein IAA4-like encodes MDSQLSFQNHLNLEDTELRLGLPGIDGSADSSCGVRTNKRNLQNHSAPPPKSQVVGWPPIRSFRKNTLLPKKTEATTAAEGGGIYVKVSMDGAPYLRKVDLGVYKGYPELVKGLEEMFKFRMGTYSEREGYQGSDYAPTYEDKDGDWMLVGDVPWQMFISSCKRMRIMKGSEVGGLSCGV; translated from the exons atggaTTCCCAGCTTTCATTTCAGAACCATCTCAATCTCGAAGACACCGAGCTTCGCCTCGGCCTCCCAGGAATCGACGGCTCTGCAGACAGTTCTTGTGGGGTTCGAACTAACAAGAGAAATTTACAGAATCACTCTGCTCCTCCACCTAA GTCTCAGGTTGTTGGGTGGCCGCCGATTAGATCGTTTAGGAAAAATACACTCCTACCCAAGAAAACGGAGGCAACGACGGCGGCGGAGGGCGGAGGGATTTATGTGAAAGTGAGTATGGATGGAGCTCCTTATTTGAGGAAGGTTGATTTGGGTGTGTACAAGGGGTACCCTGAACTTGTGAAGGGGTTAGAGGAGATGTTCAAGTTCAGAATGGGGACATACAGTGAAAGGGAAGGGTATCAGGGATCGGATTATGCCCCAACTTATGAAGATAAAGATGGAGATTGGATGCTGGTGGGGGATGTTCCATGGCA aATGTTTATTTCATCATGCAAGAGGATGAGAATCATGAAAGGATCAGAGGTTGGGGGACTCAGCTGCGGCGTctga